A genomic segment from Sphingopyxis sp. DBS4 encodes:
- a CDS encoding MICOS complex subunit MIC60 encodes MTIDSSERAPLADSAAPVKRLSLRALVIAAVVLLIVGIVGGGWAMSRWLSNDVAPATRVVDTPTPGGVLKAVTDSANSMNSAPAAQPVVVAPIDGADALAARVAELEQRLSRITLQAESASGNASRAEGLLVAFAVRRALDRGLSLGYLEAQLRLRFGDDQPNAVKTIIETSREPVTLEQLRADLDAIAPELVGRNGDKGSLWTGLKRELGELFVVRPAGTQSPRATERLDRARRYLTSGMADKAIVEVEAMPGAAAASEWLIDARRYNEARRALDLIETAAILEPRDGPAVTAARSSGTTTP; translated from the coding sequence ATGACAATCGACAGCAGCGAACGGGCTCCGCTGGCCGACAGTGCAGCCCCGGTGAAAAGGCTTTCGTTGCGCGCGCTCGTCATCGCTGCGGTCGTTCTGCTGATCGTCGGCATCGTCGGCGGCGGCTGGGCGATGAGCCGCTGGCTGTCCAACGACGTGGCACCGGCGACCCGCGTGGTCGATACCCCAACGCCCGGCGGCGTGCTGAAGGCGGTAACCGATAGCGCGAACAGCATGAACAGCGCGCCAGCTGCGCAGCCCGTGGTCGTCGCGCCCATTGATGGCGCCGATGCGCTCGCCGCGCGCGTCGCCGAGCTCGAACAGCGCCTCTCGCGTATCACCCTCCAGGCCGAATCGGCCTCGGGCAATGCCTCGCGCGCCGAGGGGCTGCTCGTTGCCTTCGCGGTGCGCCGGGCGCTCGATCGCGGACTCTCGCTCGGCTATCTCGAGGCGCAGCTTCGCCTCCGCTTCGGCGACGATCAGCCCAATGCGGTGAAGACGATCATCGAAACCTCGCGCGAGCCGGTGACGCTCGAGCAGCTTCGCGCCGACCTCGACGCGATCGCGCCCGAACTTGTCGGGCGCAACGGCGACAAGGGCAGTCTGTGGACGGGCCTCAAACGCGAGCTCGGCGAATTGTTCGTGGTGCGGCCCGCGGGCACGCAATCGCCGCGCGCGACCGAACGGCTCGATCGCGCGCGCCGCTATCTGACCAGCGGCATGGCGGACAAGGCGATCGTCGAGGTCGAGGCGATGCCCGGCGCGGCCGCCGCGAGCGAGTGGCTGATCGATGCGCGCCGCTACAATGAGGCGCGGCGCGCGCTTGACCTGATCGAGACCGCGGCGATATTGGAGCCGCGCGACGGTCCCGCCGTCACCGCGGCTCGCTCGTCGGGCACGACCACCCCGTAA
- a CDS encoding acyl-CoA dehydrogenase, protein MALADPQRIETLDPFDPLQLADQLSEEERMIQGAARAYAEGELLPRVTSAFLEERFDREIMREMGQLGLLGATIDPEYGGAGLNYVSYGLIAREVERIDSGYRSACSVQSSLVIHPINAYGSEEQKRKYLPGLTSGELVGCFGLTEPDAGSDPGGMRTRAEKIEGGYRLKGAKMWITNAPIADVFVVWAKSDAHDGAIRGFVLEKGMKGLSAPKIEGKVSLRASITGEIVMDGVEVGEDALLPHVSGLKGPFGCLNRARYGIGWGAMGAAEFCYEAARNYTLERKQFGRPLAANQIVQLKLANMLTEIAMGLQTALRVGRLIDDGRLIPDAISLLKRNNCGKALDIARVARDMHGGNGISADYHVIRHAVNLETVNTYEGTHDVHALILGRAITGISAFA, encoded by the coding sequence ATGGCCCTCGCCGATCCGCAGCGCATCGAAACGCTCGATCCGTTCGACCCCCTTCAGCTCGCCGACCAGCTCAGCGAAGAGGAGCGGATGATCCAGGGCGCCGCGCGTGCCTATGCCGAGGGCGAGCTGCTGCCGCGCGTCACCTCGGCCTTTCTCGAAGAGCGCTTCGACCGCGAGATCATGCGCGAAATGGGCCAGCTCGGGCTGCTCGGCGCGACGATCGATCCCGAATATGGCGGCGCGGGTCTGAATTACGTCAGCTACGGCCTGATCGCGCGCGAGGTCGAGCGGATCGATTCGGGCTATCGCTCGGCCTGCTCGGTGCAGAGCTCGCTCGTGATCCATCCAATCAACGCCTATGGCAGCGAGGAGCAGAAGCGCAAATATCTGCCCGGCCTGACCTCGGGCGAGCTCGTCGGCTGCTTCGGCCTGACCGAGCCCGACGCGGGCAGCGACCCCGGCGGAATGCGCACCCGCGCCGAGAAGATCGAAGGCGGCTATCGCCTCAAGGGCGCGAAGATGTGGATCACCAACGCACCGATCGCCGACGTGTTCGTCGTCTGGGCGAAATCCGACGCGCACGACGGTGCGATCCGCGGCTTTGTACTCGAAAAAGGCATGAAGGGCCTGTCGGCGCCGAAGATCGAGGGCAAGGTCAGCTTGCGCGCCTCGATCACCGGCGAGATCGTCATGGACGGGGTCGAGGTCGGCGAGGATGCGTTGCTGCCGCACGTTTCGGGACTCAAGGGACCGTTCGGCTGCCTCAACCGCGCGCGCTACGGCATCGGCTGGGGCGCGATGGGCGCGGCCGAATTCTGCTACGAGGCGGCGCGCAATTATACGCTCGAACGCAAGCAGTTCGGGCGCCCGCTCGCGGCGAACCAGATCGTGCAGTTGAAGCTCGCGAACATGCTCACCGAAATCGCCATGGGCTTGCAGACCGCGCTCCGCGTCGGGCGGCTGATCGACGACGGCCGGCTGATTCCCGATGCGATCAGCCTGCTCAAGCGCAACAATTGCGGCAAGGCGCTCGATATCGCGCGCGTTGCGCGCGATATGCACGGCGGCAACGGCATTTCGGCCGACTATCACGTCATCCGTCACGCGGTGAACCTCGAGACGGTGAACACCTATGAAGGCACGCACGACGTCCATGCGCTGATCCTCGGCCGCGCGATTACCGGCATCAGCGCTTTCGCCTGA
- a CDS encoding CaiB/BaiF CoA-transferase family protein, giving the protein MKPLQGLRVVELARVLAGPWSGQLLADLGAEVIKVERPGGGDDTREWGPPFVTDANGASLGAAYYHSCNRGKRSVAIDIASAAGQAEVRALLADADVVIENYKVGGLVKYGLDPARLRADFPRLIVCSITGFGQTGPYAHRAGYDYIVQAMSGFMSLTGEPDGAPQKAGIAYADIFTGMYATVAILAALRRRDVTGTGAHVDMALLDSQVAVLANQAANYLASGVVPKRMGNAHVNVVPYQVFATADGQLVIAVGNDGQYRKLCAILGVPEWGGDPRFATNAARLANRAELIPLLAAKIATWDAQPLSLALEAEGVPAGPINDLAGVFADPQVIARGMRFRPEGASIDGVASPIVIDGERMVAATGAPPLPA; this is encoded by the coding sequence ATGAAGCCTTTGCAAGGCCTGCGCGTCGTCGAACTCGCGCGCGTGCTCGCCGGGCCGTGGAGCGGGCAGTTGCTCGCCGACCTCGGCGCCGAGGTGATCAAGGTCGAGCGGCCCGGCGGCGGCGACGACACGCGCGAATGGGGTCCGCCCTTTGTGACGGATGCCAACGGCGCCAGTCTCGGTGCGGCCTATTATCATAGCTGCAACCGCGGCAAGCGCAGCGTCGCGATCGACATCGCGAGCGCCGCGGGGCAGGCCGAGGTGCGCGCGCTGCTCGCCGATGCCGATGTCGTGATCGAGAATTACAAGGTCGGCGGGCTGGTCAAATATGGCCTCGATCCGGCGCGGCTGCGCGCCGATTTCCCGCGGCTGATCGTCTGTTCGATCACCGGCTTCGGGCAGACCGGGCCCTATGCGCACCGCGCGGGCTACGACTATATCGTCCAGGCGATGAGCGGCTTCATGTCGCTGACCGGCGAACCCGACGGCGCGCCGCAAAAGGCGGGGATCGCCTATGCCGACATCTTCACCGGCATGTATGCGACCGTCGCGATCCTCGCGGCGCTGCGGCGTCGTGACGTCACGGGCACGGGCGCGCATGTCGACATGGCGCTGCTCGATTCGCAGGTCGCGGTACTCGCGAACCAGGCCGCCAATTATCTCGCGAGCGGGGTGGTGCCCAAGCGGATGGGCAATGCCCATGTCAACGTCGTGCCCTATCAGGTCTTTGCCACCGCCGATGGTCAGCTTGTGATCGCGGTCGGCAACGACGGCCAGTATCGAAAGCTTTGCGCGATCCTGGGCGTGCCCGAATGGGGCGGCGATCCGCGCTTCGCGACCAATGCCGCGCGGCTCGCGAACCGCGCCGAACTGATCCCGCTGCTCGCGGCGAAGATCGCGACATGGGACGCGCAGCCGCTGTCGCTCGCGCTCGAGGCCGAGGGGGTGCCGGCGGGTCCGATCAACGATCTCGCCGGCGTCTTCGCCGACCCGCAGGTGATCGCACGCGGCATGCGCTTTCGCCCCGAAGGCGCGTCGATCGACGGCGTTGCCAGCCCCATCGTCATCGACGGCGAGCGCATGGTCGCCGCAACAGGGGCGCCGCCTCTACCTGCATAG
- a CDS encoding TonB-dependent receptor: MRPFAHRFRHTALATSALGLLVIAPPAFAQEDGASAGGEDIVVTARRTEERLETVPVSVSAFSERALDRIQAGDTTGLQGAVPNLNIVQGRGSSNATNIYIRGIGQPDALQTFDPAVGVYVDDVYYSRIRGTQLDLLDLERVEVLRGPQGTLYGKNTIGGALKVVTRKPDQNFRGGVSMAYGSYDQFEVKASASGPVSDTLAAGFAVMHARRDGYVEDRVLDRDYNDKNTLAARGAIAFTPSADFRLDVSVDYSRDDAAMTVGQPLNSLTYLLGGTALALPANPDPKAYDFTGRTTPGLPNSTKLRHWGTNATATWDIADNLALKSITAYRRLTTDDYIDIDATELEMGDVFVGVHQKQFSQELQLAYTGDRVQAVGGLYYLREDIDSHQEAYADDLLGPLFGNPTFLRTIDDTLTTKSYAAYANVSFAVTDALRLSGGLRYTDEKKDYWRTTSTFSSLPLFTSVAPYVFARQQSWDDWSPMASIDYRFSDNLMFYARAAKGFKSGGFNGRANSLAESTAYAPEKVWSYEAGFKGRVNDIARFSIAVFHNDYKDFQARVSGVDTDPNTGLPLPVLSVLNAGKLQIRGAELELALTPVTGLLLDTQIGYLDAEYKQFNDARFPNGSRAFQRPAFAPKWTMRFGAQYEADLGGSGFLTIGGQTRYRSTTALAVDNTIIGTTAEIAGLFQKGYWLHDARIVWEDSDRKFSLGLYGQNLSDKNYKTDGQEFSSIGSIRTAYYGAPRTFTVRAGVKF; the protein is encoded by the coding sequence ATGCGTCCGTTCGCTCACCGATTCCGCCACACCGCCCTCGCGACCAGCGCGCTCGGCCTGCTCGTCATCGCACCGCCGGCCTTTGCGCAGGAAGACGGCGCGAGCGCCGGCGGCGAGGATATCGTCGTGACCGCGCGGCGCACCGAGGAGCGGCTGGAGACGGTGCCGGTGTCGGTATCGGCCTTTTCCGAACGCGCGCTCGACCGCATTCAGGCGGGCGACACGACCGGCTTGCAGGGCGCGGTTCCCAATCTGAACATCGTGCAGGGGCGCGGCTCGTCGAATGCGACGAACATCTATATCCGCGGTATCGGTCAGCCCGACGCGCTCCAGACCTTCGACCCGGCGGTCGGCGTCTATGTCGACGATGTCTATTACAGCCGCATCCGCGGCACCCAGCTCGACCTGCTCGATCTCGAGCGCGTCGAGGTGCTCCGCGGGCCGCAGGGCACGCTCTATGGCAAGAACACCATCGGCGGCGCGCTGAAGGTCGTGACGCGCAAGCCCGACCAGAATTTCCGCGGCGGCGTCTCGATGGCCTATGGCTCCTATGACCAGTTCGAGGTGAAGGCCTCGGCCTCGGGTCCGGTGTCGGATACGCTCGCCGCCGGTTTCGCGGTGATGCATGCGCGCCGCGACGGCTATGTCGAGGACCGGGTGCTCGACCGCGACTATAACGACAAGAACACGCTCGCCGCGCGCGGCGCGATCGCCTTCACGCCCAGCGCCGATTTCCGCCTCGACGTCTCGGTCGACTATTCGCGCGACGACGCCGCGATGACCGTCGGCCAGCCGCTCAACTCGCTGACCTACCTGCTCGGCGGCACCGCGCTGGCGCTGCCCGCGAACCCCGATCCCAAGGCCTATGATTTCACGGGACGCACGACGCCCGGCCTGCCCAACTCCACCAAGCTGCGCCATTGGGGCACCAACGCGACGGCGACCTGGGACATCGCCGACAATCTGGCGCTGAAATCGATCACCGCCTATCGCCGCCTGACGACCGACGACTATATCGACATCGATGCGACCGAACTCGAGATGGGCGACGTCTTCGTCGGCGTCCATCAAAAGCAGTTCAGCCAGGAATTGCAGCTCGCCTATACCGGCGACCGGGTGCAGGCGGTGGGCGGCCTCTATTATCTCAGGGAAGACATCGACTCGCATCAGGAGGCCTATGCCGACGATCTGCTCGGCCCGCTGTTCGGCAACCCCACTTTCCTGCGGACGATCGACGACACGCTGACGACCAAAAGCTATGCCGCTTATGCCAACGTCAGCTTTGCGGTGACCGATGCGCTGCGCCTCTCGGGCGGGCTTCGCTATACCGACGAAAAGAAGGATTACTGGCGCACCACCTCGACCTTTTCGAGCCTTCCGCTGTTCACCAGCGTTGCGCCTTATGTCTTCGCGCGCCAGCAGAGCTGGGACGACTGGTCGCCGATGGCGTCGATCGACTATCGCTTCAGCGACAATCTGATGTTCTACGCGCGCGCGGCGAAGGGCTTCAAATCGGGCGGCTTCAACGGCCGCGCAAACAGCCTCGCCGAATCGACCGCTTACGCGCCCGAGAAAGTCTGGTCGTACGAAGCCGGGTTCAAGGGGCGGGTGAACGATATCGCGCGCTTCAGCATCGCGGTCTTCCACAATGACTATAAGGATTTCCAGGCCCGCGTGTCGGGGGTCGATACCGATCCGAACACCGGATTGCCGCTGCCCGTGCTCAGCGTCCTCAACGCCGGCAAGCTGCAGATCCGCGGCGCCGAGCTCGAACTCGCGCTGACTCCTGTCACCGGCCTGCTGCTCGACACCCAGATCGGCTATCTCGACGCCGAATATAAGCAGTTCAACGACGCCCGCTTCCCGAACGGCAGCCGCGCGTTCCAGCGTCCCGCCTTCGCGCCGAAATGGACGATGCGCTTCGGCGCGCAATATGAGGCCGATCTCGGCGGTTCGGGCTTCCTGACGATCGGCGGCCAGACCCGCTACCGCTCGACCACCGCGCTCGCGGTCGACAACACGATCATCGGCACGACCGCCGAAATCGCCGGCCTGTTCCAAAAGGGCTATTGGCTGCACGATGCCCGGATCGTCTGGGAAGACAGCGACCGCAAATTCAGCCTCGGCCTTTATGGCCAGAATCTGTCGGACAAGAATTACAAGACCGACGGGCAGGAATTTTCGAGCATCGGCAGCATCCGGACCGCTTATTACGGCGCGCCGCGCACCTTCACCGTGCGCGCCGGGGTCAAATTCTGA
- a CDS encoding TetR/AcrR family transcriptional regulator: protein MDQPQSVPEAAEGESRDKTPRTERGRRTLRKLLDAAAVEFGERGFHDASISGITRRAGTALGSFYTYFDSKEEIFRALVRHMSELLRDHVTPEVQAAPDEIDAERIGLLSFLGFVREHKEIYRIIDEAEFVDYASYRRHYETTVERMRQRLESGAARGEIRADASEVHAWAIAGMNVFLGMRYGLWDESADIGEVARIANDMLANGLKKKD, encoded by the coding sequence ATGGATCAGCCGCAGTCAGTGCCGGAGGCCGCCGAGGGCGAAAGCCGCGACAAGACGCCGCGCACCGAGCGCGGGCGCCGCACCCTGCGCAAGCTGCTCGACGCGGCGGCGGTCGAATTCGGCGAGCGCGGTTTCCACGATGCGTCGATCAGCGGCATCACCCGCCGCGCCGGCACCGCGCTCGGCAGTTTCTACACTTATTTCGATTCCAAGGAGGAAATCTTCCGGGCGCTGGTCCGCCACATGAGCGAATTGCTCCGCGACCATGTGACCCCCGAGGTGCAGGCGGCGCCCGACGAGATCGACGCCGAGCGCATCGGCCTGCTGTCCTTCCTCGGCTTCGTACGCGAGCATAAGGAAATCTATCGTATCATCGACGAGGCCGAATTCGTCGATTACGCCAGCTATCGGCGCCACTATGAAACCACGGTCGAGCGCATGCGCCAGCGGCTCGAATCGGGCGCGGCGCGCGGCGAGATCCGCGCGGACGCAAGCGAGGTCCACGCCTGGGCGATCGCCGGGATGAACGTCTTCCTCGGCATGCGCTACGGCCTGTGGGACGAGAGCGCCGACATCGGCGAGGTCGCGCGGATTGCGAACGACATGCTCGCGAACGGGTTGAAGAAGAAGGATTGA
- the metW gene encoding methionine biosynthesis protein MetW — MTLRPDLAIIAGAVPAGARVLDVGCGDGTLIAALRDAGVDARGLEIDPANVTAAIARGQSVVQGDANRDLADYPAGGFDYAILSQTLQTTERPDRIVDELLRIAPRAFVSFPNFAHWRVRLALLWNGRMPVTRLLPVAWYETPNIHHVTVSDFRDLVRDKGIRVEQAWYLSGDRPTSDAAASWRAEHAIFLISRR, encoded by the coding sequence ATGACGTTGCGCCCCGATCTTGCGATCATCGCCGGCGCGGTACCCGCGGGCGCGCGCGTCCTCGACGTCGGCTGCGGCGACGGCACGCTGATTGCGGCGCTGCGCGACGCGGGCGTCGATGCGCGCGGGCTGGAGATCGACCCCGCCAACGTCACCGCCGCGATCGCGCGCGGCCAGTCGGTGGTGCAGGGCGACGCGAATCGCGACCTCGCCGACTATCCCGCGGGCGGCTTCGACTATGCGATCCTGTCGCAGACGCTCCAGACGACCGAGCGCCCCGACCGCATCGTCGACGAACTGCTCCGCATCGCGCCGCGCGCCTTCGTCAGCTTCCCCAATTTCGCGCACTGGCGGGTGCGGCTCGCGCTGCTGTGGAACGGGCGGATGCCGGTGACGCGGCTGCTGCCCGTCGCCTGGTATGAAACGCCGAACATCCACCATGTCACGGTCAGCGATTTTCGCGATCTCGTTCGCGACAAGGGGATTCGCGTCGAACAGGCCTGGTATCTGTCGGGCGACCGCCCGACGAGCGACGCCGCCGCAAGCTGGCGCGCCGAACATGCGATCTTTTTGATTTCGCGGCGCTAA
- a CDS encoding homoserine O-acetyltransferase, translating into MASLLHQIRHQSVTIPTPLPLDSGQTLPSVTIAYESYGTLDAARSNAVLVCHALTGDQYVASDHPATGKPGWWARMVGPGKPVDTDRYFVICANVLGSCMGTSGPATPDPATGTPLGMKFPVITVGDMVRAQAMLLDQLGIDRLHAVIGGSMGGMQTLAWATAYPDRLASAIVIASAARHSAQNIAFHEVGRQAIMADPDWQDGDYYDKYCTPTKGLAVARMAAHITYLSEAGLTEKFGRRLQARDIKSFGFDADFQVESYLRHQGLAFTDRFDANAYLYITRAMDYFDLAEPHEGQLAGAFARARDVRFTLVSFDTDWLYPTSESRRIVQALQSVGAAASFVELSAPFGHDSFLLDVPALDRLVAGALRAER; encoded by the coding sequence ATGGCGAGCCTTCTCCACCAGATCCGGCACCAGAGCGTGACGATTCCCACGCCGCTGCCGCTCGACAGCGGGCAGACGCTCCCATCAGTGACGATCGCCTATGAAAGCTATGGCACGCTCGACGCCGCGCGGTCGAACGCGGTGCTCGTTTGCCATGCGCTGACCGGCGACCAATATGTCGCGAGCGACCATCCGGCGACGGGCAAGCCCGGCTGGTGGGCGCGCATGGTGGGACCGGGCAAGCCGGTCGATACCGACCGCTATTTCGTCATCTGCGCCAATGTCCTCGGCAGTTGCATGGGGACGAGCGGCCCCGCGACCCCCGATCCCGCGACCGGCACGCCGCTCGGCATGAAATTCCCGGTCATCACCGTCGGCGACATGGTGCGCGCGCAGGCGATGCTGCTCGACCAACTCGGCATCGATCGGCTGCATGCCGTCATCGGCGGGTCGATGGGCGGAATGCAGACGCTCGCCTGGGCGACCGCTTACCCCGATCGCCTCGCCTCGGCGATCGTGATCGCCAGCGCGGCGCGGCATTCGGCGCAGAATATTGCGTTCCACGAGGTCGGCCGCCAGGCGATCATGGCCGATCCCGATTGGCAGGACGGCGATTATTACGACAAATATTGCACGCCGACCAAGGGCCTCGCGGTCGCGCGGATGGCGGCGCACATCACCTATCTCTCCGAAGCGGGGCTGACCGAGAAATTCGGCCGCCGCCTGCAGGCGCGCGACATCAAGAGCTTCGGCTTCGACGCCGATTTCCAGGTCGAATCCTATCTGCGGCACCAGGGGCTCGCCTTCACCGACCGCTTCGACGCCAACGCCTATCTCTACATCACCCGCGCGATGGATTATTTCGACCTCGCCGAGCCGCACGAGGGCCAACTCGCGGGTGCCTTCGCCCGCGCCAGGGACGTGCGCTTCACGCTCGTCAGCTTCGACACCGACTGGCTCTATCCGACCAGCGAATCGCGCCGCATCGTCCAGGCGCTGCAGAGCGTCGGCGCGGCGGCGAGCTTCGTCGAACTGTCGGCGCCCTTCGGCCACGACAGCTTCCTCCTCGACGTCCCCGCGCTCGACCGCCTCGTCGCGGGCGCGCTCCGGGCGGAGCGCTGA
- the hisC gene encoding histidinol-phosphate transaminase, with translation MTDSSATLTPKPWISGIAPYVPGKSAGADGRPLIKLSANENPLGTGAKAREAFAAAQGAVDALSRYPDPGAAVLRETIAAKYGLDPARVICGNGSDELLHLAAGTYAGAGDEILYVRYGFAVYEIAARRVGATPVEADDRDYATDVDALLAAVTDRTRVVYLANPNNPTGTLATREEVARLYAGLPKNVLFVIDQAYSEYLSEAEDDGGLELAKTQSNVFVTRTFSKIHGLAAERIGWGYAAAEVISALHRIRLPFNVTRAGQAAAVAALGDDDFVNASREHNAVWRAWLAGELEALGNHGVRVVPSATNFLLVLFEGEVNAETVYNRLMDAGYIVRWLPGQGIPQALRMTIGTEDETRGLAAAIRAALAG, from the coding sequence ATGACCGACAGCAGCGCGACCCTCACCCCGAAGCCGTGGATCAGCGGCATCGCCCCCTATGTTCCGGGCAAGTCGGCGGGCGCCGACGGCCGGCCGTTGATCAAACTCAGCGCGAACGAGAATCCGCTCGGCACCGGCGCGAAGGCGCGCGAGGCGTTCGCCGCGGCGCAGGGCGCTGTCGACGCGCTGTCGCGCTATCCCGATCCCGGCGCGGCGGTGCTGCGCGAGACGATCGCGGCGAAATACGGCCTCGACCCGGCGCGCGTCATCTGCGGCAACGGGTCGGACGAACTGCTTCACCTCGCTGCGGGCACCTATGCGGGGGCGGGCGACGAGATCCTTTATGTCCGCTATGGCTTCGCGGTATACGAGATCGCGGCGCGGCGCGTCGGCGCGACGCCGGTTGAGGCCGACGACCGCGATTATGCGACCGACGTCGACGCGCTGCTCGCCGCGGTGACCGATAGGACGCGCGTCGTCTATCTCGCCAATCCGAACAATCCAACCGGCACTCTCGCGACGAGGGAAGAGGTGGCGCGGCTCTACGCCGGGCTGCCGAAGAACGTCCTGTTCGTGATCGACCAGGCCTATTCCGAATATCTGTCGGAGGCCGAGGACGATGGCGGGCTCGAACTGGCGAAGACCCAGTCCAACGTTTTCGTCACGCGCACCTTTTCGAAGATACACGGTCTTGCCGCCGAGCGGATCGGCTGGGGCTATGCCGCCGCCGAGGTGATTTCGGCGCTGCACCGAATCCGCTTGCCGTTCAACGTCACGCGCGCGGGACAGGCAGCCGCGGTCGCCGCCCTCGGCGATGATGATTTCGTGAACGCCAGCCGCGAGCATAATGCGGTATGGCGCGCGTGGCTGGCGGGCGAGCTCGAGGCGCTCGGCAATCACGGCGTTCGCGTCGTGCCCTCGGCGACCAACTTCCTGCTCGTGCTGTTCGAGGGCGAGGTGAACGCAGAAACGGTCTATAACCGGCTGATGGACGCGGGCTATATCGTCCGCTGGCTGCCGGGGCAGGGGATTCCGCAGGCGCTGCGCATGACGATCGGCACCGAGGACGAGACGCGCGGGCTTGCCGCGGCGATTCGCGCGGCGCTGGCGGGTTGA
- a CDS encoding prephenate/arogenate dehydrogenase family protein codes for MARAIGHVTIVGLGLIGSSIARAVKERLPQVTVTGHDASADVRAAARALGFCDAVADDPAAAVAYADLVILAVPVGCMAEVAAALAPGLRADAIISDVGSSKRGVADALARALPDHLVIPAHPVAGTENSGPAAGFASLFEGRWCIVTPPANAPGDGVAAVTGFWQALGAKVETMEAAHHDRVLAVTSHLPHLIAYTIVGTASELEEVTESEVIKYSAGGFRDFTRIAASDPVMWRDVFLANKEAVLETLQRFNEDLTVLQQAIRRGDGGKLEDWFTRTRAIRRSIIEQGQDDAAPDFGRKH; via the coding sequence ATGGCGCGCGCCATAGGCCATGTGACGATCGTCGGGCTCGGCCTGATCGGCTCGTCGATCGCGCGCGCGGTGAAGGAGCGGCTGCCGCAGGTGACGGTGACCGGTCACGACGCCAGCGCCGATGTTCGCGCCGCGGCGCGCGCGCTCGGCTTCTGCGACGCGGTCGCTGACGATCCGGCGGCGGCGGTTGCGTATGCCGACCTCGTGATCCTCGCGGTGCCGGTCGGATGCATGGCCGAGGTAGCGGCGGCGCTCGCGCCGGGGCTGCGCGCCGATGCGATTATTTCCGATGTCGGTTCGTCGAAAAGGGGTGTCGCCGACGCGCTCGCCAGGGCGCTTCCCGACCATCTCGTCATCCCGGCACACCCCGTAGCGGGGACCGAGAACAGCGGCCCTGCTGCTGGCTTCGCGAGCCTGTTCGAGGGGCGCTGGTGCATCGTCACCCCGCCCGCGAACGCGCCCGGCGACGGCGTGGCGGCGGTGACCGGCTTCTGGCAGGCGCTCGGCGCGAAGGTCGAGACGATGGAGGCCGCGCATCACGACCGGGTGCTCGCGGTAACCAGCCATCTGCCGCACCTCATCGCCTATACGATCGTCGGCACCGCGAGCGAGCTCGAGGAAGTGACCGAGAGCGAGGTGATCAAATATTCGGCGGGCGGCTTTCGCGACTTCACCCGCATCGCTGCGAGCGACCCGGTGATGTGGCGCGATGTCTTTCTCGCCAACAAGGAGGCGGTGCTCGAAACCTTGCAGCGCTTCAACGAGGATCTGACCGTGCTTCAGCAGGCGATCCGGCGCGGCGACGGCGGCAAGCTGGAGGACTGGTTCACGCGGACGCGGGCAATCCGCCGCTCGATCATTGAGCAGGGGCAGGACGATGCTGCCCCCGATTTCGGGCGGAAACATTAG
- a CDS encoding 1-acyl-sn-glycerol-3-phosphate acyltransferase produces MRYTIALIRSLLFWLLFVLMSSFSSIGAVISLPISHHATIWFVRIWGQFHRLICRFVLGQRIVIEGEMPDIPVLYVFKHEGAFETIEQPMLFKHPAVFAKEQLFSIPVWGQAARFYGLIPVDREGGGKAMRAMLAAAKAALAVGRPLVLFAEGTRVPHGKAPPLRSGFAGVYRMLGVPVIPVAVNSGIAYPPRRWVKWPGIITYRVGETIPAGLPREDAEERVWRAINALNPPEALLAGGADQP; encoded by the coding sequence ATGCGCTATACCATCGCCCTCATCCGCTCGCTCCTCTTCTGGCTGCTGTTCGTCCTGATGAGCAGCTTCAGCTCGATCGGCGCGGTCATCTCGCTGCCGATTTCGCACCATGCGACGATTTGGTTCGTGCGCATCTGGGGCCAGTTCCACCGGTTGATCTGCCGCTTCGTGCTGGGTCAGCGAATCGTGATCGAGGGCGAGATGCCCGACATTCCGGTGCTCTATGTCTTCAAGCATGAGGGCGCGTTCGAAACGATTGAGCAGCCGATGCTGTTCAAACATCCCGCGGTTTTCGCCAAGGAGCAGCTTTTCTCGATCCCCGTCTGGGGGCAGGCAGCGCGCTTTTACGGCCTGATCCCCGTCGACCGCGAGGGCGGCGGCAAGGCGATGCGCGCGATGCTCGCTGCCGCCAAGGCGGCGCTCGCCGTCGGCCGGCCGCTTGTGCTGTTCGCCGAAGGGACGCGCGTTCCGCACGGGAAGGCGCCGCCGCTGCGGTCAGGCTTCGCGGGCGTCTATCGGATGCTCGGCGTGCCGGTGATCCCGGTCGCGGTGAACAGCGGCATCGCCTATCCGCCGCGGCGCTGGGTCAAATGGCCGGGGATAATCACCTACCGGGTCGGCGAGACGATCCCCGCGGGCCTGCCGCGCGAGGACGCCGAGGAGCGCGTGTGGCGCGCGATCAATGCGCTCAATCCGCCCGAGGCGTTGCTGGCGGGCGGAGCAGACCAACCTTAA